A genomic stretch from Hydrogenimonas urashimensis includes:
- the queF gene encoding preQ(1) synthase has translation MRYGEEIVENFDIDKDLEIWPNKFRKNYKITITLPEFSCLCPRSGYPDYATFVLEYIPDLWVVELKAIKLYINSFRNRHISHEESANEVFDVLYEKLQPKWMKLTADFNPRGNVHTLIEIDSDHFEKEV, from the coding sequence ATGAGATACGGCGAAGAGATTGTAGAGAATTTCGATATCGACAAAGATTTGGAAATCTGGCCCAACAAATTCCGGAAAAACTACAAAATAACGATCACCCTTCCCGAATTCAGCTGCCTGTGCCCCAGAAGCGGCTACCCCGATTACGCCACTTTCGTACTGGAGTATATTCCCGATCTGTGGGTGGTCGAGCTCAAGGCGATCAAACTCTATATCAACTCCTTCAGGAACCGCCACATCAGCCACGAGGAGAGTGCCAATGAAGTGTTCGATGTGCTCTATGAGAAACTGCAGCCCAAATGGATGAAACTGACGGCCGATTTCAACCCAAGAGGCAATGTCCATACGCTCATAGAGATCGACAGTGACCATTTCGAAAAAGAGGTTTGA
- a CDS encoding HD domain-containing phosphohydrolase produces the protein MLRAVTIRTNIFSNILFVVVTVAGSLLALQYHFSKTMAYEATQRGFLDAAEKITLDLRDRDRLVKTVLSELSYDNAYIDFSGVFPLKTVRRLTYTMARFKRIYAINIGNPYGDLFEVVNMAGRERLYKTYHAPPRTRWSVIYIHDTPQGRIKRFDYLDEDLKRVFGRSEPSDFDVTTRPWYTKALESGGLYRTLPYRFENLKEEGITYSKTVGASHNVVAIDLTISDLDNLLKEELFVPEAQIYLFDGNGTIIAATTKKPALDPPMLEAVRQKESGRVFTASVNGKKRFMRVTQLLEGIGKNLYLGFSVPVEAMMGPYLQKILYAFAAALLALLFAIPLILHTTARIVRPIKALMRENKKIKSRRFEAVKPVSTRIVELMQLSDSLVLMSESIRAYEESLKEMMESFIKLIAGAIDAKSPYTGGHCKRVPVIALMLAKAASASREGEFEAFRFDSDEALKEFELGAWLHDCGKITTPEYVVDKATKLETIHNRIHEIRTRFEVIWRDVEIEFYERLIAGEEKERLERWKEKEHQKLMEEFRFIAQCNLGSEFMSEEKKEKIRSIAKRKWIRHFDHMLGLSEIERERYRYVRKKEPPVEENLLADRPEHLVERYDFDEEGYTKRGFKLKVPKYLYNRGEIHNLCIEKGTLTEEERFKIEEHVIMTIRMLEQLPYPPGMEKIPEYAGTHHETMDGTGYPRKLDKERLSIPARIMAIADIFEALTASDRPYKKMKTLSEALRIMAAMVREGHLDAEIFKLFLRSGIYKEYAQKYLKPEQIDAVDIDRILNESTMKMVQ, from the coding sequence ATGCTGCGCGCCGTAACGATCCGGACGAACATTTTTTCCAACATTCTTTTTGTCGTCGTAACGGTGGCGGGTTCCCTGCTCGCCCTGCAGTACCATTTTTCGAAAACGATGGCGTATGAGGCGACACAAAGGGGTTTTCTGGATGCGGCGGAAAAGATCACGCTCGATCTGCGCGACAGAGACCGGTTGGTAAAAACGGTTCTCTCCGAACTCTCCTACGACAATGCGTACATCGATTTTTCCGGTGTTTTTCCCCTCAAAACCGTTAGGCGGCTCACCTATACGATGGCCCGTTTCAAACGGATCTACGCCATAAACATCGGCAATCCCTACGGAGATCTTTTCGAAGTCGTCAATATGGCCGGACGCGAGCGCCTCTACAAAACCTATCACGCGCCGCCGCGCACCCGCTGGAGCGTTATCTACATTCACGACACCCCCCAAGGACGCATCAAGCGGTTCGACTACCTCGACGAAGACCTCAAAAGGGTTTTCGGACGCAGCGAACCCTCCGATTTCGATGTCACGACACGGCCATGGTATACCAAAGCGCTGGAGAGCGGCGGCCTCTACCGAACGCTCCCCTACCGTTTCGAAAATCTCAAGGAGGAGGGCATCACCTACTCCAAAACGGTGGGCGCATCCCACAATGTCGTGGCGATCGATCTGACAATCTCCGATCTTGACAACCTTTTGAAAGAGGAGCTTTTCGTTCCCGAGGCGCAAATCTACCTGTTCGACGGAAACGGTACGATCATCGCCGCCACGACGAAAAAACCTGCCCTCGATCCGCCGATGCTCGAAGCAGTCAGACAGAAAGAGTCGGGCCGTGTCTTCACCGCCTCCGTCAATGGAAAGAAGCGATTCATGAGGGTGACACAGCTTTTAGAAGGCATAGGCAAAAATCTCTATCTCGGATTTTCCGTACCGGTTGAGGCGATGATGGGACCTTATCTTCAAAAGATTCTCTACGCTTTTGCGGCGGCGTTGCTGGCACTTCTGTTTGCCATTCCCCTGATACTTCATACAACGGCCCGCATTGTCCGGCCCATCAAAGCCCTGATGAGAGAGAATAAAAAGATCAAGTCCCGCCGGTTCGAAGCGGTCAAACCTGTCTCAACCCGCATCGTCGAGCTTATGCAGCTTTCCGATTCGCTTGTCTTGATGTCCGAAAGCATCCGGGCGTACGAAGAGTCCCTCAAGGAGATGATGGAATCGTTCATCAAACTGATTGCTGGTGCCATCGACGCGAAATCGCCCTATACCGGGGGACACTGCAAGCGGGTCCCTGTCATCGCCCTTATGCTCGCGAAAGCGGCCAGTGCCTCCAGGGAGGGCGAATTCGAAGCCTTCCGGTTCGACAGCGACGAGGCACTCAAAGAGTTCGAACTGGGTGCATGGCTGCACGATTGCGGGAAGATCACGACACCCGAATATGTCGTCGACAAGGCGACGAAACTCGAAACTATCCACAATCGGATCCATGAAATCCGAACCCGGTTCGAAGTGATCTGGCGCGATGTCGAAATCGAATTTTACGAACGGCTGATCGCGGGAGAGGAGAAGGAGCGGCTCGAACGGTGGAAAGAGAAAGAACACCAAAAGCTGATGGAGGAGTTCCGTTTCATTGCGCAGTGCAACCTCGGTTCGGAATTCATGAGCGAGGAGAAAAAAGAGAAAATCCGATCGATCGCGAAAAGAAAGTGGATCCGCCATTTCGACCATATGCTCGGCCTCTCCGAGATAGAACGGGAACGCTACAGATATGTCAGGAAGAAAGAGCCGCCCGTCGAAGAGAACCTTCTGGCCGACCGTCCGGAACATCTTGTCGAACGGTACGATTTCGACGAGGAGGGATACACAAAAAGAGGGTTCAAACTCAAAGTGCCCAAATATCTCTACAACAGGGGAGAGATCCACAATCTCTGCATCGAGAAGGGGACACTGACCGAGGAGGAGCGCTTCAAGATCGAAGAGCATGTCATCATGACGATCCGGATGCTCGAGCAGCTGCCCTATCCGCCGGGAATGGAGAAAATTCCCGAATACGCCGGTACCCACCATGAAACGATGGACGGAACGGGATATCCAAGGAAGCTGGACAAAGAGAGACTTTCCATCCCGGCACGCATCATGGCGATCGCCGATATTTTCGAAGCGCTGACAGCCTCCGACCGTCCCTACAAAAAGATGAAAACGCTCTCGGAAGCGCTGCGCATCATGGCCGCAATGGTGAGAGAAGGCCACCTGGATGCAGAAATTTTCAAACTCTTTTTGAGGTCGGGCATCTACAAAGAGTATGCGCAAAAGTATCTGAAGCCCGAACAGATCGATGCCGTCGACATCGACCGGATTTTAAATGAATCCACAATGAAAATGGTACAATGA